accagcattacccaccagcaccagagtgtgtgtacatttatatatatatctatatttatttcgtttttttagttgtatgattaaagtggatgtaaacccccaagtatgcagtatagcaccctatagtatacagcaccacacagtatgcagtatagcaccctatagtatacagcaccacacagtatgcagtatagcaccctatagtatacagcaccacacagtatgcagtatagcaccctatagtatacagcaccacacagtatgcagtatagcaccctatagtatacagcaccacacagtatgcagtatagcaccctatagtatacagcaccccacagtatgcagtatagcaccctatagtatacagcaccacacagtatgcagtatagcaccctatagtatacagcaccacacagtatgcagtatagcaccctatagtatacagcaccacacagtatgcagtatagcaccctatagtatacagcaccacacagtatgcagtatagcaccctatagtatacagcaccacacagtatgcagtatagcaccctatagtatacagcaccacacagtatgcagtatagcaccctatagtatacagcaccacacagtatgcagtatagcaccctatagtatacagcaccacacagtatgcagtatagcaccctatagtatacagcaccacacagtatgcagtatagcaccctatagtatacagcaccacacagtatgcagtatagcaccctatagtatacagcaccacacagtatgcagtatagcaccctatagtatacagcaccacacagtatgcagtatagcaccctatagtatacagcaccacacagtatgcagtatagcaccctatagtatacagcaccacacagtatgcagtatagcaccctatagtatacagcaccacacagtatgcagtatagcaccctatagtatacagcaccacacagtatgcagtatagcaccctatagtatacagcaccacacagtatgcagtatagcaccctatagtatacagcaccacacagtatgcagtatagcaccctatagtatacagcaccacacagtatgcagtatagcaccctatagtatacagcaccacacagtatgcagtatagcaccctatagtatacagcaccacacagtatgcagtatagcaccctatagtatacagcaccacacagtatgcagtatagcaccctatagtatacagcaccacacagtatgcagtatagcaccctatagtatacagcaccacacagtatgcagtatagcaccctatagtatacagcaccacacagtatgcagtatagcaccctatagtatacagcaccacacagtatgcagtatagcaccctatagtatacagcaccacacagtatgcagtatagcaccctatagtatacagcaccacacagtatgcagtatagcaccctatagtatacagcaccacacagtatgcagtatagcaccctatagtatacagcaccacacagtatgcagtatagcaccctatagtatacagcaccccacagtatgcagtatagcaccctatagtatacagcaccacacagtatgcagtatagcaccctatagtatacagcaccacacagtatgcagtatagcaccctatagtatacagcaccacacagtatgcagtatagcaccctatagtatacagcaccacacagtatgcagtatagcaccctatagtatacagcaccacacagtatgcagtatagcaccctatagtatacagcaccacacagtatgcagtatagcaccctatagtatacagcaccccacagtatgcagtatagcaccctatagtatacagcaccacacagtatgcagtatagcaccctatagtatacagcaccacacagtatgcagtatagcaccctatagtatacagcaccacacagtatgcagtatagcaccctatagtatacagcaccacacagtatgcagtatagcaccctatagtatacagcaccacacagtatgcagtatagcaccctatagtatacagcaccacacagtatgcagtatagcaccctatagtatacagcaccacacagtatgcagtatagcaccctatagtatacagcaccacacagtatgcagtatagcaccctatagtatacagcaccacacagtatgcagtatagcaccctatagtatacagcaccacacagtatgcagtatagcaccctatagtatacagcaccacacagtatgcagtatagcaccctatagtatacagcaccacacagtatgcagtatagcaccctatagtatacagcaccacacagtatgcagtatagcaccctatagtatacagcaccacacagtatgcagtatagcaccctatagtatacagcaccacacagtatgcagtttagcaccccacactatacagtaccccacagtatatagtagagcagtatagacccccacactatacagcacctcactgtatacagcaccccaaactatacacgatacagccccccacactatacagtacagcactctacactataccgcacccacagtatacagccccccacactatacagtacagcagtacagcactccccccactatacagcccccccccccccccacactatacaggccccccacactatacaggccccccacactatacagcccaccacacagtatacaggccacccccccccccccccacacacagtatacagcccaccacacaatatacagcccattacacaatatatagcccaccacacaatatacagcccaccacacagtatacaggcccccacacagtatacagccccccacacagtacacagcaccccactatacagtagtttacagtatattaaaataacaaccccatgtcacctttttctgatgtaatctttacacagaaaagctccacagttaacttctgcaacactcctgataggacctgtgatgacttcatagccatgtgaccagtaattgctaggttactggtcacatggtaatgatgtcattaaggtcctagatcaaaactcattaaggtcctagaattaagatcattaacacagtacgatcatgatgcctgtgtagccgacagcctgacacccggggcagtagctagcagggctcaagaggcagctgccttgggcccccccaggagcaactgggcccagggcagctgccccttttgccccttggtaaagacggccctggcggcaacgctgctaaatgacggttgggaagttggctggtgggttcactgggcaggcgggcccccaggcaagtggggcccccgggcaactgcccagcgtgcccattcgaaaagacggccctgcttcTAGCTGCCCTGCGGTGAACAGAGAGGACCACTGTGAAGAGACCTGGCTATGAGGACAGTGACTGACCTGTGACCAGCAGCACTTAGCTCAGCAGATGCAGATTGCTATACGctttaaacagcaggtggcgccatactgtatatgtatatatgataATTCTCCATGGGAGTAAAAGCAGGTAAATGGCACATAGGCTTCAGTTTTTATCATCCATCCCCTTAATGCATAATCACCTATATGTATGTCATATGTGATAAAGCGTTATATGGATCAAGCTCACCCGTTGAGGTCACTCTCTATATATGGTGGATGCTGACTGTATAACACAGTAGACACCTGCCAGCAGTGCACGGGATGATGATGATACCggtcttttaacccctcagatgctgctgtCAATAGCGACTGCAGCATCTATGGAGTTTGACAGAGGGAGGGGGGGTTACCTAAGTCCTCCAATTGGAACCCCTGTGGAAAAATCGCAGGGCTTATTAAAAAGTCCCAGTTCTGTCATGGGTTGTTGcccaaaaatacagaaaaatcatggtacaaaaaaaaaaaaactacaccacAAAAATATGCCCTTACATGGCTCTAATAATAAAGACAAATGTGggtgtcagaaaatggcgatgcaaagaatattagtatttttttaaaggatatatataccgtatttttcgccccataagacgcactccccccccccccaaaagtggggggaaagtgcccctgcgtcttatggggcgaatgctggcagactgcgatgtattagtgaggatggaggagggactgtagtaggcggggagagaagcgggcagtgcaggcactgtactcagtccccgccgctcagtatgtactgtattatacgtagtgttaatcataatatctaaactgaataatgatgtgCTCCCCCTGtgcttaccggtacatgtcacactcggtctcctgtagtaagcgctagcaggcaggccgggcggccgtgactcacggaggtcacgtgcctgctccgcccactttatgaatgaagtaggcggagcaggcaagtgacctcagtgagttacggccgcccggcctgcctgctagtgcttactacaggagcgtgtcaTGTACCGGTAAGCAcagggggagcagggggagcgcatcattattcagtttagatattatgattaacactacgtataatacagtacatactgagcggcggggacAGAGTActtctctccccgcctactacagtccctccctaggaatctgtggatgggataataatgggggaaggggggtctgtggatggcattatgatggtgggggggatctgtggattgcattatgatggtggggggtatgtggatggcattatgatggggggatctgtggatgggagtgttatggggggatctgtgggtgacacatatagcagtgtcatccacagattaaccaccctacaacagtgccatccacaaatcccccccatcataatgccatccacagatcccccccaacaatcataatgccatccacagatccccccaccatcataatgccatccactaatcccccaccccataacagtgcatcatccatagatcccccataatagtgtcatgcacagactgccgttagttcaaacccaccaaaagcacaccttttggttagaattttttttttcttattttcctcctcaaaaacctaggtgcgtcttatgggccggtgcgtcttataggacgaaaaatacggtatatatatatatgtatagtgacacagtgagaggtttggtctggtaaAACAGGTATTTGCCAGGTGAgggcaaataccggaccggattttaaatgccagtccaggttttggcagcacctggctgtccttaaataggcagctgggcttagaagccatgtctctgtgttgggatctgggagccttgtgtctggatgaaggcttgctacctgtttggtgtgaaaacaggttggtgctgctatcagcaaggactctttgaggcagaattgccacattgtttgaattaccaccaacaccgcaaggtgactttttgtttgaatatgactgcttgtttgagcacttgcctaaagtgtgaataaaacactgaactgtttgatccaataaactttttgttgcctctatactgcgtccgctaatcctgtctaccagaggaaGTACCCACAATATATATAGGGGTTAAGGcacttggtctggggtctgtatgtatTAAGGGGTCTGATTTCAGTATATATTTTAGAGTCTGGTCTAGGTCTGTATTTATCTACGGTGCTGGATTCtgttaaatgggtattcccatctgagacaacggGGTCATATCTGTaggatctgcccccattgtctcataggGGCAGGTTCCACCTATGGGACCCCCACATATTTCATAGACGTAGCCAACAAAGTCCCAGAGGGCGCACCGCACAAGtacggctgccctccattcatttctatgggaggcagaaaatagccaagccccattgaaatagctcggcctcatagaaatgaatgggagcggtggctgcgcaaacgggtgcgctcccattcactactattgggacagcgcttggtggtggctggacccagtggaaatctggggtcctccagccaccactttcccagctcattctcgatataggtgtgggtcccaaaggtgtctcattgtctcagatgggaataccccttcaaaTAGAACAGTATAGACCGATCACCATTCAgagtctatgggactgctggagatagccaagctCTGTTCTTGGCTATACAAATTCGGGATTGTTGGCAGCTATCGTCTATCAGAATAACAGAAAGAACCAAGCCAATCAATATGGTATAAAAGCCTAAGATGGGAATATCCTTTCACATGTCTTTCTATTATTTTCCCCCTAGTCGAGGACAGCGGTGTTCGGCCAACCTGCTCTAGAAGCACAATCTCCGATACCATCAGGAAGAGATTAATTTTCCATCATGTGCTCGGGCAGGGAAGTTATGGTAAGGTCGTCTTGGCGGAGGATACTTCTAACCATCAGAAGTATGCTGTTAAGATCATCAGCAAGAGATCCATGCTTGCCAACTGCAATGAGGCGGATGTGTTGGTGGAGCACCGAGTCTTACAGCTGGCATCTGGGAGCCCCTTCCTTGTCCACGCGGACTTTGCATTCCAGACCAAGGTACACTTCTGACAACTTCACTTTTGTCAAATGTCTCCACTCGTAACCCAATCAGCAGAAAAGGGGGCAGCAGCACTTGGTGGAGAACTTAGGCCCCTTCACTGCAGCACCTCTCAGAGCGACCAGCCATTTGAAAGAAAGGGGTCGGGTAGGACTGcagggacccccagtgatcagaagAATGGAGGTCCCTGAGTCCCCATATGAATGAAGCAGTAGTTTGCATacatgaccactgctccatttacttacagtctgaaaatggcagcactgattggatagagtgagtctgtgcaggtacaccccccaactggttaccactcctctgtacccttactgcagactgctagcaattcaggcatgtcaggagtggtgaaagatcctctttaaaggaGCAAATAAAGGTTATTTATTCTATGATGGCAGGTTATATCATTTTCTAATTTACTTTATTTGTGGACTATAAGACGCCCCCAGGTTTGAATTACAGAAAATTAGAAAATAACATTTTCCACTTATTTAACCTTCCCTGGTCGAGGTCACTTATTTTGTGGTCTAGCGTAGAGAGGGTTAATAGATTTAGTCAGtgtgtcatctgctgaccatagaaAGCAATGGCGTATATGATCaccttattaaagggaacctgtcaccgggattttgtttatagagctgaggacatgggttactagatggccgctagcacatctgcaatactcagtccccatagctctgtgtgcttttattgtgtaaaagaaacacgatttgatacataagcaaattaacctgagatgagtcagaacttgaaaatatgacttttctctggtcacacaagtaagatatgactcttttatgttaatttgcatatgtatcaaatcgttttttttttacacaataaaagcacacagagctatggggactgggtattgcggatgtgctagcggccatctagcaacccatgtcctcagctctatacccaaaatcccggtgacaggttccctttaaatgtacctACCCAAGTGTCTCCTGTCTTTGCTCTGCATTGTCCTGCCATGCTTCTTCTGCtgtattatttcattttttaggtatttatttttaccttttaGGATTATGAATATTGTACAAATACAGTACACATGCCCAATCCTCGAGGAGCATATTACATACACAACTCAGCATATCCATAAACACTGTATTACTTCATTGTTTACCTCCAGTGGCTAAAAACCTATCCTCCCCATGTTATGGACACACAGACACTTGGCTCAATAAAGTGCAGTTATCAGATCTGTGTCAAGTGCTATGCACCATATCTCCATCACTGGACCAGGACAGATTTATAGCAGCTGGGAGGAAACTAATGACGGTTCCCATTCAgtaactgcaagcagagatcctaATAACTGAGAATTTCATACAGAAAGATTGTAAAATTGTAGAATCTTTcactatatacaaatattaaactttacTTATTGacactggaatatccctttaaagatgACAGATGCCACTGCTAGATTCCATATAGTTCATGTGTAGATGTTCTGATGGTTTGGTAATGGTGTCTTCTATGTCACAGATGCTTGTTCTACTTGGTCTGGAATACATGAGCTGCGGGGACTTTGATCAGTTCCTAAACATGAAGGGGCGGCTTGACATCCCCAGTGCAAGGTATGGTTAAATAAGAACCTCAGCTAAACGGTTAGAAAATGACATGAAATATTAGATCCAGTGTCCGGCCTCATGCACATCACACTGATGAGATCTGTTCCCCCAAAAGAAGACTTGAAGACAGAGAGGAAACGTTCCTCCAGAAATCACATCTTTGTGATCTTTTTTTCTGATATCTCCCCAGTCCGATGTGTAGGAGCCTTAATCATATTCCTAGGTATTAAAGGGGCCCTCCGGGAATAGTTATTAATGGCCATAAGCGACACATTCTAGAACATGACTAGGACTGGTTGCTCTTTAAAACCCTGGAACAGAAGTCCATGTGATTTTAAGCCACCATGCAGCCCTTTCCATAAGACACtgccccaggggcgtagctaaaagctcatgggtcctggtgcaagagttcagcttgggcccccgtccctcagtgcttgttggcaaggggcaggggagcacaaatccttcctgctgcctgaggcaaacattgaaagggcaccccctcatgccaaattcataacctaaccccttccctccagccagaggtgtaagttgaccagtatgcactttctataatgccagtgtcttatgtggcacaagggtctttgggccccctcagactcctgggcccggtagcgactgctacctctgcaccccctatagctacgcccctgcactgCCTCATTATTTGACAGTTATAAGAAACATTATTGTCTCTTATTCTGGTGACTGGTAAGAAAGTCTAAGAGTCTTCTGTGTTATCCTCGCATTATATTCATTCATTTACTTTTCTGACAGATTCTATGCCGCTGAGCTCGTGTGTGGCATCCAATATCTCCATTCTAAGGGCATCATCCACAGAGACCTCAAGCCCGAGAACatcctggtggctgagacgggccATATTAAGATCACGGATTTCGGTCTCGCACTTGAGAACATGCTTGGAGACCGCACAGCCACCGAATATGCTGGAACAGAAGGCTATGTGGCTCCTGAGGTGAGAAAAAGGGGAGTTTACATCATTTTCACTGATCCATTTGTATTGAAGGGGTTCAGAATATTGATCATTCATCCTTAGGATAAGCATGAGCATCATATTGGTGGAAGTCTGACTTTTTCTGGACCCATGAAATGACCTCTTTAATTACCTTCATGCCATCTACTGATCTCAGGGATCAGCTGTTATTGCCAGGGGAAGCTCGGGGTGACCATTCATTTCCACTGCAGTGGGTGCTTGTGGAGAAACCTAATATTAGAATatgctcattcaaatgaatgaacCCCCATGTAACACTTGGTTACACCGAGTCTACAAAAGATGACTTTGTGGTTGCAGTTTATCTGCTGCTGGATGGAGGCAGAACATCTTGTCATCATTCCGCTAAACACCTTGAGTGACTCCATTCTATGATATGTTGGCAATGGCAGAAACCTTAGCACCTACAATGTGGGTAAGAGCTGTGTACTAATCTTCTCTCCTTCCTGGCAGATGCTGGCTAAGGAGGAGTATGGCGTTGGAGTGGACTGGTATTCATTTGGCGTCATCTTAAATGAAATGATTACCAGTAAGTGTAAGTACGATCCTACACAATTTGACATCACACACTCCAGCGCCGAAGACATCATTAAAGAGGTCAGTATGTTACTGCATAACACTACTGTATTTTATACAATGTTACATGACAACCTGTGATAGAAGACATCTCCCCCTACAATACCCCATAGAGCACCATGATCTCCTTCACTAATACTCACCACTGTAGTGTTTAGGAGAGGTCCCCGCTCAGAGGTGCTGCTCGCTGGGTAACAATACACAACCAGCACTTCTGTAGTATACAAGGTTACAATACTGGTCTCCACAACAGAGGATGCTAAGAAGTCACCTCTGGACCCACAACCTTACCAGATCCAGCACAGACTTAGTAATAGCACAATCTATGTTAAGAGTCCTGGCCCGGAGCCTGGTTAAATAGGAGCAGCATGAGCTGCCATTTTTACCAGCACTGAGGCAGACATTATAGTCGTTCTCCCATCGTAACATATGAGTTTTCCTTTAAAGTAAGAGTCTGGTAGTTAATGTACTGAGGACAAGTCTACATACTTAGTCCACCCCTCTGAGCTTATGTAACAAGCAGCCACAGATTTCTAAAATCTCCCATTGCTGACACTACAGCCTAAGTCCAGCATTCAGACAGAATAAACATTAGGgcaaatttatcaaaacttgCACAAGAGAAAAGTGGAGATTTCATTTCCCAGCTTTCCCCTGAAAATGTAAGATCTGGAATGTGATTGGTCATTGTGGTCAAAGGTCGTTATAGTCACTAAGTTATCATTACATTTCTCATTTTCAGCTCCTCCAGAGAGATCCTGCCAAGCGCTTAGGAGTCCATGGTAACATCAGAGGCCATCATTTCTTCCAGCATATTGACTGGGTCTCTGTGGAAGCCCTTGAGATGCCACCACCACACATCCCTGTAGTAAGTGCATAAACAGAAAGTCTACCGTGCTCTAGATACACGTCATACACTGTATATGCAGGgacgtaactataggggaagcaggggaagcggctgctttggggccctgacccagaagggggcccatccaggaagaggaggactaaaagattttgtcagggcccccataacagtattacacaatgaaattatatacagtgacagtatatacagtgtagaaaacggatggaacagctgccaggcctcatctgagagagcgatctttactagccacaggaatgggggcagcataaaaggaaggggttgcgaaaaaattactaggGGAGGGGGGcttcattcaaaaatttgctgtggggcccagtcatttctagctacgccactgtgtaTATGATTCTCAATGTCAGGGGCTTGATAGGGGGACATGTTGGCAGGTAAGAAGGAGGGGGCAGAGCCATCAAGCAGTAGCAATTGTCACAGGACATGGTGGTTTGGGGATTGGGCCACTAAACTCCAACTCCAGTAATGCATGTCAGCATACAGAGCTTTTATGTGTTTTCAGTAGTTTGCACCTTGAATGTATTTTGGAAGGTAAAGTCATAATTATATTTGTAACAAATAATTCTTGAATGGAGCTGGTTGGAGGCAGACCCCTGTAATGAGTGCAGGCCACTACCCTAATTTGGCATTTAATATGCTTTATACTCCTACAGAAAAATATATCTTATTATGGTGGGGGATGAGTACATAAGGTAATCATATTACATGTGGAAATACTACCAGCATAAGCTTCATATGAGGTCTGTCACCAATTGTGATGACCATATCCTCATTTATATCTATTTCtttttcttgtagccatctatacCTCAACGCTGTCCCAAACCATTCAACCTGGGCAAAATGGAGGCAGCCGCCAAGAAGCGACGATTGCCACTGAAACATCAGGCCATTTTCAGAGGGTTATCATTTGTCACCCAGTAAACCCTCCACCAGCTCTAATGTCACCAGAGCAAGATGTCCTCCTGAGCCCCTGGAGAAGATGAATGGATGGACAGAAGAACAGATCCAGGTATATAGATGGAAATAAGCAGTGTTCCTATACAGTTGTATAAATTACCTAATGATTCAAGATTTAAGCTGCTCCAAATGTGAAGCTCAAATTTTATGAGCATTAAACAGTTGTGTAAAATCCCTAATCTTCATATGTAGCACAAAATCTTTGTATATTATACCACATTATATGGTATCTTTATTGATTCTTCCTATCATATATACCACAGTATGAAGACAACAGGTAAGTATAGACTGGATCCTGGAAGCCCTCCCTGCGATTGGACTGAAGGAAAACATCTTGAAGACATCTTGACGACAGAGGACACTGATCCTGGAGCCGATCCCACTGGATGATGGATGTGTACGGGCATTTGATCCAGGGACTATTTTCCCACTGCTTTATTTGCAGTCTGGAAGGAGTGTTTTTCCCCTTAGATTACGACAGATTGGCAGATGTCATAAAGGGGTTTTTTCtctccttcttctggatcaacacagTTGCCCTCCCCAATTCAGCCATTCACCTAATTCAAAGTACAATTTGGCCAACCCCTTGCGGACCGATTATTTAGTGATTGATTCTGGGACTAATCTGACTGCCAtgcatggagtcgggaaggaatttttcctcaTTACAAGCTGATGGCTGAGGCTCAGTGAGgttttttcgccttcctctggattaataaTATCTGATCCAGGGAAATCGTCTGACTGCCCTAagcggagtcgggaaggaatttttccccctacaGGGGGTTTTTTCGCCTTCCCCTGAATCAATAAAAGTCAATGGATGTAACTTATCCTCGACTTTGATTTGCAATTTACACCAAAACTTCAGTCCCATCATTAATAAGattataaattaaataaaattctcCATTCCCCCCTTATATCGTTGTGTGCCTGGTTTTATTTCCACTgacttaggctaccttcacattagcgttttttgtggatctgtcatggatcagcagaaacgcttccgttacaataacacaaccgcatgcatccgtcatgatggatccgtcttgatcaccaatgaaagtcaatgggggacggatcagttttctgttgtgtcagagaaaacgggtccgtccccattgacttacattgtgtgccaggacggatccgtcttgctccgcaccacatggcggacagaaaaatgctgcaggcagcattttggtgtccgcctccagagcagaatgatgactgaacggaggcaaacggatgcattctgagcggatccttttccattcagattgcattagggcaaaactgatccattttgaaccgcttgtgagagccctgaacggatctcacaaacggaaagccaaaacgccagtgtgaaagtagcctaacacgtgCTCAGGGCTGGATCACGCTGGTCTCATCATATGATCACATTTTAAGCTTCTGCTCTTTACtttctgtaagggtactttcacacttgcggcagaggattccggcgggcagtttccgtcaccggaactgcctgccggatccagcaatccggacacaaacggatggcatttgtcagatggatccggatgtggatTGAATTGCATTGAAATAAtgcatccgtctctccagtgtcatctggaaaaatggatccggtatttatt
The sequence above is a segment of the Bufo bufo chromosome 4, aBufBuf1.1, whole genome shotgun sequence genome. Coding sequences within it:
- the LOC120999066 gene encoding protein kinase C delta type-like, which translates into the protein MLANCNEADVLVEHRVLQLASGSPFLVHADFAFQTKMLVLLGLEYMSCGDFDQFLNMKGRLDIPSARFYAAELVCGIQYLHSKGIIHRDLKPENILVAETGHIKITDFGLALENMLGDRTATEYAGTEGYVAPEMLAKEEYGVGVDWYSFGVILNEMITSKCKYDPTQFDITHSSAEDIIKELLQRDPAKRLGVHGNIRGHHFFQHIDWVSVEALEMPPPHIPVVSA